The DNA segment TTCCGAAATGAGCAGAATATTTAGCAGTGCATTTAAAATATATGCCAATGTCGCCTTCGATGATAGGAATCGCCGCTTTAGTTTACGCAAAAAGTTCTTATAAGCCGGTTATGGTTTAGGGCGGGAGGCTGACCGGGATGGGAGGGGTGTTTCTTATAGTTTGAATCGGGAGGGGAATGATCGCTTCGAGTTGCTGGTTTGATTGAAAACAGCGAGTACACAAAACAAAGGAGGGGCTTATTAATGGTGAAAATAACGAAAAGATATGGTATGTTCTTTGTTATTCTGCTGTCTCTCGCCCTTATAACCGGTTGTGGCGGCGGGGAAAAGAAACCATCGGCCGCCCAAGACGCCAAAGTGATCGAAATCAAATTGGCCCACAGTTCGCCTGCCGTCAACGACAGGCTGGAGATGGCGTGTCAGGCGTTCAAGAAACATGTTGAAGAGAAAACCAACGGAAAAGTCAAAGTGACTACATATCCCAACAGTCAGCTCGGCGGGGAACGCGAGCAACTGGAAGGCCTGCAGATGGGGACGATTCAAATGGCGGCTCTCAGTTCCGGTCCGCTGCCAGGGATATTCCCCCAGATGATGGTTTTTGACCTGCCGTACCTGTTTGGCACCCAGAAGGCAGCCTATGAAGTGCTCGACGGCCCTGTCGGCCAAGAAATCCTCGAACTGATGAGAGCCAAGACCGGCGTCAGGGGTCTGGTCTGGGGCGAGAACGGTTTCCGGCATTTCACCAACAGCGTAAGGACCGTCACCAAACCGGCCGATATGCAGGGCCTGAAAATCCGGACAATGGAAAACCCGGCTCATATGGCGATCGTCAAAGCTCTGGGCGGCAGCCCGACCCCGATGGCGTTCAACGAAGTGTACAGCGCCTTGCAGCAGAAAACTATCGACGGGCAGGAAAACCCCATTTCCCTGATCGTTTCCATGCGTTTTTACGAGACCCAGAAATACCTGACCCTCGACGGTCATGTATATAATCCGTACCTGCTGCTGATGAACGACAAGTT comes from the Sporomusaceae bacterium genome and includes:
- a CDS encoding DctP family TRAP transporter solute-binding subunit; this translates as MFFVILLSLALITGCGGGEKKPSAAQDAKVIEIKLAHSSPAVNDRLEMACQAFKKHVEEKTNGKVKVTTYPNSQLGGEREQLEGLQMGTIQMAALSSGPLPGIFPQMMVFDLPYLFGTQKAAYEVLDGPVGQEILELMRAKTGVRGLVWGENGFRHFTNSVRTVTKPADMQGLKIRTMENPAHMAIVKALGGSPTPMAFNEVYSALQQKTIDGQENPISLIVSMRFYETQKYLTLDGHVYNPYLLLMNDKFYSGLSDDIKKVINEGAVIWRKVEREENNKQIKEGMDKLKAGGMQITELTPDQLKAFREATKPVYDTIGKKDVGEQLLNKVLKAVQEAESKK